One genomic segment of Brassica napus cultivar Da-Ae chromosome A3, Da-Ae, whole genome shotgun sequence includes these proteins:
- the LOC106421007 gene encoding tobamovirus multiplication protein 1, whose product MTDSSVEMAQILATEMTNWWEEVNESTQWQDGIFFALCGAYALVSAIALVQLVRIQMRVPEYGWTTQKVFHLMNFVVNGVRAVLFGFHHQVFLVHPKALCWILLDLPGLLFFSAYTLLVLFWAEIYHQARSLPTDKLRITYISVNVGVYLAQVVIWVCIWVNDNSTVELVGKIFMSVVSFIAALGFLLYGGRLFIMLRRFPIESKGRRKKLHEVGSVTAICFTCFLIRCIVVGVSAFDRDLTLDVLDHPVLNLIYYMVVEVLPSALVLFILRKLPPKRVSAQYHPIQ is encoded by the exons atgacgGATTCGAGCGTGGAGATGGCACAAATCTTGGCGACGGAGATGACGAATTGGTGGGAGGAGGTTAACGAGTCAACTCAATGGCAAGACGGGATCTTCTTCGCTCTCTGTGGAGCTTATGCTCTTGTTTCCGCCATCGCTCTT GTTCAGTTGGTAAGGATTCAAATGAGAGTGCCTGAGTATGGGTGGACCACTCAGAAGGTCTTTCATCTTATGAACTTTGTCGTCAATGGAG ttCGCGCTGTTCTGTTTGGATTTCACCATCAAGTATTTCTCGTCCATCCCAAG GCTCTTTGCTGGATATTATTGGATCTTCCGGGGCTCCTCTTTTTCTCGGCTTACACACTGCTCGTACTGTTCTGGGCAGAGATATATCACCAG GCAAGAAGCTTACCAACGGATAAGCTGCGGATAACCTATATTTCAGTCAATGTTGGTGTTTATTTGGCTCAG GTTGTTATATGGGTATGCATTTGGGTAAATGATAACAGCACTGTGGAGTTAGTTGGAAAGATATTTATGTCAG ttGTGTCTTTCATTGCTGCCTTAGGCTTCTTGCTGTACGGAGGAAG ATTGTTCATTATGCTAAGAAGGTTCCCTATTGAGTCAAAAGGAAGAAGGAAGAAGCTCCATGAG GTTGGATCTGTGACAGCCATATGCTTCACCTGCTTCCTCATAAGATGCATTGTG GTGGGTGTATCAGCTTTTGACAGGGATTTAACACTGGATGTTCTTGATCATCCGGTTCTGAACTTAATCTACTATATG GTAGTTGAAGTACTTCCATCGGCACTAGTCCTCTTCATTCTGCGTAAGCTACCTCCAAAGAGAGTATCAGCTCAATACCATCCGATCCAGTAG
- the LOC125591923 gene encoding peptide methionine sulfoxide reductase B5-like, which translates to MALNVIQSSVRVSSATSLTFSSTIKSFVTPSLSLATHRFSLSPPNLNLLRVPSSPPSLRRGFRSGRIAAMASSAPGSVNKPEEEWRAILSPEQFRILRQKGTEYPGTGEYNKVFTDGIYSCAGCETPLYKSATKFDSGCGWPAFFDGIPGAINRTADPDGRRIEITCAACGGHLGHVFKGEGFPTPTDERHCVNSVSLKFAPGNAAL; encoded by the exons ATGGCGTTGAACGTGATACAATCATCCGTGCGTGTATCTTCAGCCACTTCTTTGACCTTCTCTTCCACCATCAAATCCTTCGTCACACCTTCCCTCTCCCTCGCAACCCATCGATTCTCTCTTTCTCCCCCGAATCTCAACCTCCTTCGCGTCCCCTCCTCTCCACCATCTCTCCGTCGAGGTTTTCGCAGTGGTCGTATCGCAGCAATGGCTTCTTCTGCTCCCGGATCGGTTAACAAACCAGAGGAAGAGTGGCGTGCGATTCTCTCTCCCGAGCAGTTCAGAATCCTGAGGCAGAAAGGCACTGA ATATCCAGGGACAGGAGAATACAACAAAGTATTCACAGACGGGATCTATAGCTGTGCAGGGTGTGAAACTCCTCTGTACAAATCCGCCACCAAGTTCGACTCTGGCTGTGGCTGGCCTGCTTTCTTTGACGGCATTCCTGGCGCTATAAACCGAACT GCGGATCCAGATGGGAGGAGAATAGAGATCACGTGTGCAGCGTGTGGAGGACATCTGGGGCATGTTTTCAAAGGAGAAGGTTTCCCTACTCCTACCGATGAGCGACATTGTGTCAACAGTGTCTCCCTCAAGTTCGCACCCGGGAACGCAGCCTTGTAA
- the LOC106420880 gene encoding LOW QUALITY PROTEIN: uncharacterized protein LOC106420880 (The sequence of the model RefSeq protein was modified relative to this genomic sequence to represent the inferred CDS: inserted 1 base in 1 codon) — MNPLNLASTSSPPPVANDLLAKRKRGRPRKDEQENACVTPNLDVDLVGKTVSSVVAGSFDAGYILNFKVDDSDTKLRGIVFARGKVMPVTPSNDVAPNVKMFTKEETKNQSDDDQSLPPSDETMKDVFTDLEISEPARALSLMSKESNGEAATRLVEXFPAPETKTIVTGQENLILAQKEQEKSPGVGCGFDLMAEESVCIGEKVPQGLQLQLGNKSILSGDNNNKNNNGTEMETDPKSSVSKTGLIAKLFEGEHKKVDCAMEEEASPSIQ, encoded by the exons ATGAATCCGTTGAACCTAGCCAGCACAAGCTCACCACCTCCTGTTGCTAATGATCTCTTGGCGAAGCGAAAGAGAGGTCGTCCACGCAAAGATGAACAAGAAAATGCTTGTGTGACTCCAAATCTTGACGTTGATCTGGTTGGCAAGACTGTTTCTAGTGTGGTCGCAGGATCTTTCGATGCAGGATACATTCTCAACTTCAAGGTTGACGACAGTGACACTAAACTGAGAGGTATCGTGTTCGCACGGGGGAAAGTTATGCCGGTGACTCCATCTAACGACGTAGCTCCTAATGTTAAAATGTTCACAAAAGAAGAAACCAAGAACCAAAGTGATGATGATCAGTCTCTACCTCCTAGTGATGAAACAATGAAAGATGTTTTCACTGACTTGGAGATTTCTGAACCTGCTCGAGCTTTGTCTTTAATGTCCAAGGAGAGCAATGGCGAAGCTGCGACTCGTCTGGTGG TTTTTCCAGCTCCAGAGACGAAGACGATTGTGACTGGTCAAGAGAACCTTATCTTGGCACAGAAAGAGCAAGAGAAATCACCTGGTGTGGGTTGTGGGTTCGATCTTATGGCGGAGGAATCGGTTTGTATAGGAGAGAAAGTGCCGCAGGGGCTTCAGCTACAGCTTGGGAACAAGAGTATATTGAGcggagacaacaacaacaagaacaacaatGGCACCGAAATGGAGACAGATCCTAAAAGCTCTGTGTCCAAGACTGGACTGATAGCGAAGTTGTTTGAGGGAGAACACAAGAAGGTGGACTGTGCCATGGAAGAAGAAGCATCTCCATCAATTCAGTAG